In Thermoanaerobaculia bacterium, one genomic interval encodes:
- a CDS encoding DUF2157 domain-containing protein — MRSPEVAEAIPKLVERGLLAPATAAPLLRSARGELLSIRGELRALLYVGVLALAAGVSLLVKENLERIGPLAIAVAIGLAAVACLGWTLAHALPFRWQRAESTDWTFDFLLLLGILLLGADLAYIEAKFTPLGDAWSYHLLVMTLVTGVFAVRCDSRLLWSLALSTFAAWRGVAASSVAQGLFELRGRPESALRLELLLCGLAFVALGFAMRHFDRKRHFEPLTTFLGSLALLSGLGLFALDPQENWFLWAIVFVASAAGLAGLALRARRFGLFALGALGVYAGISRLAFELIFEAGCGCFWFAGSSLGMVALLWIVQRRFRVEAA, encoded by the coding sequence ATGCGTTCCCCTGAAGTTGCCGAAGCGATCCCGAAACTGGTGGAGAGGGGCCTGCTCGCGCCCGCCACCGCCGCGCCGCTGCTGCGCTCGGCGCGCGGCGAGCTGCTCTCGATCCGCGGCGAGCTGCGCGCTCTGCTCTACGTCGGAGTGCTGGCACTGGCCGCCGGAGTGTCGCTCCTCGTCAAGGAGAATCTGGAGCGCATCGGTCCACTCGCGATCGCCGTTGCGATCGGCCTGGCCGCCGTTGCCTGTCTCGGCTGGACGCTCGCCCACGCCCTGCCTTTCCGCTGGCAGCGCGCCGAGTCGACCGACTGGACGTTCGACTTCCTGCTGCTCCTCGGCATCCTCCTGCTCGGCGCCGATCTCGCCTACATCGAGGCCAAGTTCACTCCGCTCGGCGATGCCTGGAGCTACCACCTGCTGGTCATGACCCTGGTGACCGGCGTTTTCGCCGTGCGTTGCGATTCGCGCCTCCTCTGGTCGCTCGCGCTCTCGACCTTCGCCGCCTGGCGCGGTGTCGCGGCGAGCTCGGTGGCGCAAGGGCTGTTCGAGCTCCGGGGCCGGCCGGAGTCCGCCCTGCGACTCGAGTTGCTTCTCTGCGGCCTGGCGTTCGTAGCGCTCGGTTTCGCGATGCGGCACTTCGACCGCAAGCGGCATTTCGAACCCCTCACGACCTTTCTGGGCTCTCTCGCGCTGCTCTCGGGCCTCGGACTGTTCGCGCTCGACCCGCAGGAGAACTGGTTCCTCTGGGCGATCGTCTTCGTCGCCTCCGCGGCCGGGCTGGCCGGCCTGGCACTGCGGGCGCGGCGTTTCGGACTGTTCGCACTCGGAGCGCTGGGCGTCTACGCCGGCATTTCGCGACTCGCGTTCGAGCTGATCTTCGAGGCCGGTTGCGGCTGTTTCTGGTTCGCCGGCAGCTCGCTGGGCATGGTCGCGCTGCTCTGGATCGTGCAGCGGCGCTTCCGGGTGGAGGCGGCATGA